A part of Cottoperca gobio chromosome 4, fCotGob3.1, whole genome shotgun sequence genomic DNA contains:
- the rx1 gene encoding retinal homeobox protein Rx1, producing the protein MHLSLDTMSMVDDSCLSPSNFHELGKGGGVAVGGRVHSIDVILGFSKDQDPLLSPAGTPRPHKVDIDGLVEPGRQQELSSHPTYSGHLSSLRNGSTEQQQYHDTGLFSNKCDEELSELRKSVESDEDKSPDPCKDDQPKKKHRRNRTTFTTYQLHELERAFEKSHYPDVYSREELAMKVNLPEVRVQVWFQNRRAKWRRQEKMDASTMKLHDSPMLSFNRQAPVHTSMGPMSNSLPLDPWLSSPLSSATPVHSIPGFMGQTQGLQPSYPSHTFLNSTPHPHSHPHSHPHPSSHSHPSMGQGMQSMAPPPYQCTAPYPDKYPLEDVDQRSSSIAALRMKAKEHIQSMDKTWHPM; encoded by the exons ATGCATTTATCACTGGACACCATGAGCATGGTGGACGACAGCTGCCTCTCCCCCAGCAACTTCCACGAGTTGGGGAAAGGTGGGGGCGTCGCTGTGGGGGGCCGCGTCCACAGCATTGACGTCATCCTGGGGTTCAGTAAAGACCAGGACCCCCTGCTCAGCCCTGCTGGGACCCCGCGACCCCATAAAGTGGACATCGATGGCCTGGTGGAGCCTGGCAGGCAGCAGGAGCTCTCATCGCACCCGACCTACAGCGGgcacctctcctctctgaggaacggcagcacagagcagcagcagtaccACG ATACGGGCTTATTCTCAAACAAGTGTGATGAAGAGCTGAGTGAGCTGAGGAAGAGTGTAGAGAGTGACGAGGACAAGTCTCCGGACCCATGCAAGGACGATCAGCCCAAGAAGAAGCACAGGCGCAACCGCACCACCTTCACCACCTACCAGCTGCACGAGCTGGAGCGTGCCTTCGAGAAGTCCCACTACCCCGACGTGTACAGCCGCGAGGAGCTCGCCATGAAGGTGAACCTCCCGGAGGTCCGAGTGCAG GTCTGGTTCCAGAACCGTAGAGCCAAATGGCGCCGGCAGGAAAAAATGGACGCCAGCACCATGAAGCTCCACGACTCACCGATGCTTTCCTTCAACCGCCAAGCCCCCGTTCACACCAGCATGGGCCCGATGTCCAACTCGCTCCCCTTGGACCCCTGGCTGTCCTCCCCCCTGTCCAGCGCCACACCGGTCCACAGCATCCCGGGCTTCAtgggtcaaactcaaggcctgCAGCCCAGCTACCCGAGCCACACCTTCCTCAACTCCACTCCTCACCCTCACTCTCATCCTCACTCCCACCCTCATCCGTCCTCCCACTCTCATCCGTCCATGGGCCAGGGGATGCAGAGTATGGCTCCTCCCCCCTACCAGTGCACGGCACCATACCCCGATAAATACCCTCTGGAGGACGTGGACCAGCGCAGCTCGAGTATCGCTGCTCTGAGAATGAAAGCCAAGGAACACATCCAGTCTATGGACAAGACCTGGCACCCCATGTGA